A single genomic interval of Electrophorus electricus isolate fEleEle1 chromosome 2, fEleEle1.pri, whole genome shotgun sequence harbors:
- the lrtm2a gene encoding leucine-rich repeat and transmembrane domain-containing protein 2 isoform X2 — translation MGLSTRPVARPSRRTTQSSPALPCVLYLLVVQLQPCSSCPPVCVCSSSEVDCSGRDLAALPILSSLPSTTRTLLLLNNHLSSLPVMAFANLSSLERLDLSNNYLDNLPAGLFAELATLSDLSLRNNSLTALDRHILQGLVGLRRLDVSLNGLAVVPLGLLDKQQGLTWLSLASNRLQALERAAFEPLMNLQHLELGSNPWECDCNLRDFKHWMEWLIYRESYTDGGYVDAVECTLPKDLRGRDIRTVPVEMFNYCLQLEDENGVGAGVMSGGSPPCARATAAPSPESTVVQTETEPPDCVKQRYRPVSVRRAIGTVVIAGVVCGIVCIMMVAAAAYGCIYASLMAKYQRELKKRQPLMGDGEAEADPEEKQISSVA, via the exons ATGGGACTCTCCACTAGACCTGTGGCGAGGCCCTCCAGGAGGACCACTCAGAGCAGCCCTG CACTGCCCTGCGTGCTCTACCTGCTGGTTGTGCAGCTACAGCCTTGCTCCAGCtgcccacctgtgtgtgtgtgcagctcttcaGAGGTGGACTGCAGTGGGCGGGACCTGGCTGCACTCCCCATCCTGTCCTCGCTGCCATCCACCACACGCACCCTCCTCCTACTCAACAACCACCTCTCGTCACTGCCTGTCATGGCCTTTGCCAACCTCAGTTCCCTAGAAAGGCTGGACTTGTCCAACAACTATTTGGACAACCTGCCGGCCGGCCTGTTTGCTGAGCTGGCCACCCTGAGTGACCTCAGTTTGAGGAACAACAGTCTCACTGCTCTGGACCGTCACATCCTGCAGGGTCTGGTGGGCCTGCGGCGGTTGGATGTGTCTCTGAATGGCTTGGCCGTTGTGCCGCTGGGCCTACTGGACAAGCAGCAGGGACTCACGTGGCTCTCCCTGGCTAGCAACAGGCTGCAGGCACTGGAAAGGGCAGCCTTTGAGCCACTGATGAACCTACAGCATCTGGAGCTAGGCTCCAATCCATGGGAGTGTGACTGCAACTTACGCGACTTCAAGCACTGGATGGAGTGGCTAATCTACCGAG aaagcTACACAGATG GGGGATATGTCGATGCTGTGGAGTGCACCCTCCCCAAAGACCTCAGGGGGCGGGACATTCGGACCGTTCCAGTGGAGATGTTCAACTACTGCCTCCAACTAGAGGATGAAAATGGGGTTGGGGCTGGAGTGATGAGCGGCGGCTCTCCACCATGTGCAAGGGCGACCGCTGCTCCTTCACCTGAAAGCACTGTGGTCCAAACTGAGACCGAGCCACCAGACTGCGTTAAGCAGCGCTACCGGCCTGTGAGCGTACGGCGGGCCATTGGCACGGTGGTGATTGCCGGTGTGGTGTGTGGGATCGTGTGCATCATGATGGTGGCAGCAGCTGCGTACGGCTGCATTTACGCTTCCCTGATGGCCAAGTATCAACGCGAGCTGAAAAAGAGGCAGCCCCTGATGGGGGATGGTGAGGCAGAAGCTGACCCCGAAGAAAAACAGATCTCATCAGTTGCGTAG
- the lrtm2a gene encoding leucine-rich repeat and transmembrane domain-containing protein 2 isoform X3: MGLSTRPVARPSRRTTQSSPALPCVLYLLVVQLQPCSSCPPVCVCSSSEVDCSGRDLAALPILSSLPSTTRTLLLLNNHLSSLPVMAFANLSSLERLDLSNNYLDNLPAGLFAELATLSDLSLRNNSLTALDRHILQGLVGLRRLDVSLNGLAVVPLGLLDKQQGLTWLSLASNRLQALERAAFEPLMNLQHLELGSNPWECDCNLRDFKHWMEWLIYRGGYVDAVECTLPKDLRGRDIRTVPVEMFNYCLQLEDENGVGAGVMSGGSPPCARATAAPSPESTVVQTETEPPDCVKQRYRPVSVRRAIGTVVIAGVVCGIVCIMMVAAAAYGCIYASLMAKYQRELKKRQPLMGDGEAEADPEEKQISSVA, translated from the exons ATGGGACTCTCCACTAGACCTGTGGCGAGGCCCTCCAGGAGGACCACTCAGAGCAGCCCTG CACTGCCCTGCGTGCTCTACCTGCTGGTTGTGCAGCTACAGCCTTGCTCCAGCtgcccacctgtgtgtgtgtgcagctcttcaGAGGTGGACTGCAGTGGGCGGGACCTGGCTGCACTCCCCATCCTGTCCTCGCTGCCATCCACCACACGCACCCTCCTCCTACTCAACAACCACCTCTCGTCACTGCCTGTCATGGCCTTTGCCAACCTCAGTTCCCTAGAAAGGCTGGACTTGTCCAACAACTATTTGGACAACCTGCCGGCCGGCCTGTTTGCTGAGCTGGCCACCCTGAGTGACCTCAGTTTGAGGAACAACAGTCTCACTGCTCTGGACCGTCACATCCTGCAGGGTCTGGTGGGCCTGCGGCGGTTGGATGTGTCTCTGAATGGCTTGGCCGTTGTGCCGCTGGGCCTACTGGACAAGCAGCAGGGACTCACGTGGCTCTCCCTGGCTAGCAACAGGCTGCAGGCACTGGAAAGGGCAGCCTTTGAGCCACTGATGAACCTACAGCATCTGGAGCTAGGCTCCAATCCATGGGAGTGTGACTGCAACTTACGCGACTTCAAGCACTGGATGGAGTGGCTAATCTACCGAG GGGGATATGTCGATGCTGTGGAGTGCACCCTCCCCAAAGACCTCAGGGGGCGGGACATTCGGACCGTTCCAGTGGAGATGTTCAACTACTGCCTCCAACTAGAGGATGAAAATGGGGTTGGGGCTGGAGTGATGAGCGGCGGCTCTCCACCATGTGCAAGGGCGACCGCTGCTCCTTCACCTGAAAGCACTGTGGTCCAAACTGAGACCGAGCCACCAGACTGCGTTAAGCAGCGCTACCGGCCTGTGAGCGTACGGCGGGCCATTGGCACGGTGGTGATTGCCGGTGTGGTGTGTGGGATCGTGTGCATCATGATGGTGGCAGCAGCTGCGTACGGCTGCATTTACGCTTCCCTGATGGCCAAGTATCAACGCGAGCTGAAAAAGAGGCAGCCCCTGATGGGGGATGGTGAGGCAGAAGCTGACCCCGAAGAAAAACAGATCTCATCAGTTGCGTAG
- the lrtm2a gene encoding leucine-rich repeat and transmembrane domain-containing protein 2 isoform X1, with protein MGLSTRPVARPSRRTTQSSPALPCVLYLLVVQLQPCSSCPPVCVCSSSEVDCSGRDLAALPILSSLPSTTRTLLLLNNHLSSLPVMAFANLSSLERLDLSNNYLDNLPAGLFAELATLSDLSLRNNSLTALDRHILQGLVGLRRLDVSLNGLAVVPLGLLDKQQGLTWLSLASNRLQALERAAFEPLMNLQHLELGSNPWECDCNLRDFKHWMEWLIYRESYTDGESTTWGYVDAVECTLPKDLRGRDIRTVPVEMFNYCLQLEDENGVGAGVMSGGSPPCARATAAPSPESTVVQTETEPPDCVKQRYRPVSVRRAIGTVVIAGVVCGIVCIMMVAAAAYGCIYASLMAKYQRELKKRQPLMGDGEAEADPEEKQISSVA; from the exons ATGGGACTCTCCACTAGACCTGTGGCGAGGCCCTCCAGGAGGACCACTCAGAGCAGCCCTG CACTGCCCTGCGTGCTCTACCTGCTGGTTGTGCAGCTACAGCCTTGCTCCAGCtgcccacctgtgtgtgtgtgcagctcttcaGAGGTGGACTGCAGTGGGCGGGACCTGGCTGCACTCCCCATCCTGTCCTCGCTGCCATCCACCACACGCACCCTCCTCCTACTCAACAACCACCTCTCGTCACTGCCTGTCATGGCCTTTGCCAACCTCAGTTCCCTAGAAAGGCTGGACTTGTCCAACAACTATTTGGACAACCTGCCGGCCGGCCTGTTTGCTGAGCTGGCCACCCTGAGTGACCTCAGTTTGAGGAACAACAGTCTCACTGCTCTGGACCGTCACATCCTGCAGGGTCTGGTGGGCCTGCGGCGGTTGGATGTGTCTCTGAATGGCTTGGCCGTTGTGCCGCTGGGCCTACTGGACAAGCAGCAGGGACTCACGTGGCTCTCCCTGGCTAGCAACAGGCTGCAGGCACTGGAAAGGGCAGCCTTTGAGCCACTGATGAACCTACAGCATCTGGAGCTAGGCTCCAATCCATGGGAGTGTGACTGCAACTTACGCGACTTCAAGCACTGGATGGAGTGGCTAATCTACCGAG aaagcTACACAGATGGTGAGAGCACTACAT GGGGATATGTCGATGCTGTGGAGTGCACCCTCCCCAAAGACCTCAGGGGGCGGGACATTCGGACCGTTCCAGTGGAGATGTTCAACTACTGCCTCCAACTAGAGGATGAAAATGGGGTTGGGGCTGGAGTGATGAGCGGCGGCTCTCCACCATGTGCAAGGGCGACCGCTGCTCCTTCACCTGAAAGCACTGTGGTCCAAACTGAGACCGAGCCACCAGACTGCGTTAAGCAGCGCTACCGGCCTGTGAGCGTACGGCGGGCCATTGGCACGGTGGTGATTGCCGGTGTGGTGTGTGGGATCGTGTGCATCATGATGGTGGCAGCAGCTGCGTACGGCTGCATTTACGCTTCCCTGATGGCCAAGTATCAACGCGAGCTGAAAAAGAGGCAGCCCCTGATGGGGGATGGTGAGGCAGAAGCTGACCCCGAAGAAAAACAGATCTCATCAGTTGCGTAG